In Quercus robur chromosome 10, dhQueRobu3.1, whole genome shotgun sequence, a genomic segment contains:
- the LOC126701970 gene encoding magnesium protoporphyrin IX methyltransferase, chloroplastic gives MAFSASLSSPLGFHTHHPNPPAFSPKAPPKLTTTTTIRPITTTTFAIPPLSSATAPTFDGTTIAVIGGSSVAAFAAVLSLTDPERRRRIQAVEVGGDDKEVVREYFNNSGFQRWKKIYGETDDVNRVQKDIRLGHSKTVENAITMLTDDGSLRGVTVCDAGCGTGSLSIPLAKEGAIVTATDISAAMVAEAQKQAEEQILAGKDDLSPAPVMPKFEVKDLESLDGKYHTVVCLDVLIHYPQSKADGMIAHLASLAENRLILSFAPKTFYYDILKRIGELFPGPSKATRAYLHSEADVEKALQKVGWKINKKGLITTQFYFAKLVEAVPA, from the exons ATGGCCTTTTCAGCTTCACTCTCCTCCCCACTTGGCTTCCACACCcaccacccaaacccaccaGCATTCTCTCCAAAAGCCCCTCCAAAGCTCACCACAACTACTACAATTAgacccatcaccaccaccacattcGCCATCCCTCCTCTTTCCTCCGCCACCGCCCCCACCTTCGACGGCACAACTATCGCCGTCATCGGAGGCAGCTCAGTAGCCGCCTTCGCAGCCGTACTCTCCCTCACAGACCCTGAGAGACGGCGGCGCATCCAGGCAGTGGAGGTAGGCGGAGACGACAAGGAGGTGGTGAGGGAGTACTTCAACAACTCTGGGTTCCAGAGGTGGAAGAAGATTTACGGTGAGACCGACGATGTGAACAGGGTTCAGAAAGACATTAGGCTTGGCCATTCGAAAACAGTCGAGAATGCCATTACTATGTTGACTGATGACGGTTCGCTTCGTGGGGTTACTGTTTGTGACGCTGGTTGTGGAACTGGGTCTCTGTCTATTCCGCTCGCTAAGGAGGGGGCCATTGTCACTGCCACCGATATTTCTGCTGCTATGGTTGCTGAAGCTCAGAAACAG GCAGAGGAACAGATTCTAGCAGGCAAGGATGACCTCTCGCCAGCACCAGTGATGCCAAAATTTGAAGTGAAAGATTTGGAGAGCTTAGATGGGAAATATCACACAGTGGTTTGCCTAGATGTTTTAATTCATTACCCACAGAGTAAGGCAGACGGGATGATTGCACACCTTGCTTCCTTGGCAGAGAATCGATTAATTCTGAGCTTTGCAccaaaaacattttattatgATATATTGAAGAGAATAGGAGAGTTGTTCCCAGGGCCCTCAAAGGCAACAAGGGCATATCTCCATTCAGAGGCAGATGTGGAGAAGGCATTGCAAAAGGTAGGGTGGAAGATAAACAAGAAAGGCCTCATCACTACGCAATTTTACTTTGCAAAGCTTGTTGAGGCTGTTCCCGCATAA
- the LOC126701971 gene encoding trihelix transcription factor ASR3-like, translating to MAPESNSLNENADCPHVGLVKQEALIDSTDDGNKITRHPRWTRDETLILIQGKKVIEDGVRGRRRSTSTFGSCQVEPKWDSVSSYCKQRGVKRGPVQCRKRWGNLLTDYKKIKRWESQIKEEAESFWMMRNDIRREKKLASFFDKEIYNALDGMTFSAAAFPLPLVAVRANENDSDGVKAEVEEEETPVAVFDSHQHATAEDGLFSDFEHSEQEESGCSPEYETVSGTVKGKQPGSASMWRESISEEERKRRRLSLDGQEDASNLGNQLVKVLEMNSNKLNAHLEAQNISCQLDRDQRKEHTDSLVAALSKVTDALVRIADKL from the exons ATGGCGCCAGAGTCAAACAGCTTAAATGAAAATGCTGATTGTCCACATGTTGGACTTGTCAAACAAGAAGCTCTTATTGACAGCACAGACGATGGGAATAAGATAACAAGGCATCCTCGATGGACCAGAGATGAAACACTCATCCTAATACAAGGCAAGAAGGTTATTGAGGATGGGGTTCGAGGGCGTCGTAGATCTACTTCAACCTTTGGTTCATGCCAAGTAGAACCCAAGTGGGATTCAGTCTCATCATATTGTAAACAGCGTGGCGTGAAGAGAGGACCAGTCCAGTGCAGGAAAAGATGGGGTAATCTTCTTACTGATTACAAGAAGATCAAAAGATGGGAGTCACAGATAAAGGAAGAGGCTGAATCGTTTTGGATGATGAGGAATGATATACGGAGAGAAAAGAAACTGGCAAGTTTCTTTGATAAGGAAATCTACAATGCATTGGATGGAATGACGTTTTCTGCTGCCGCATTTCCACTGCCACTGGTTGCAGTACGAGCAAATGAAAATGACTCTGATGGAGTCAAGGCagaggttgaagaagaggagACCCCTGTAGCAGTTTTTGATAGTCATCAACATGCTACAGCAGAAGACGGTTTGTTTTCAGATTTTGAACATTCAGAGCAAGAAGAATCAGGCTGTAGCCCTGAGTATGAAACTGTTTCAG GCACCGTTAAAGGCAAACAACCAGGGTCAGCCAGTATGTGGAGAGAATCTATCTCTGAAGAGGAACGGAAGAGAAGGCGGTTGTCATTGGATGGACAGGAAGATGCATCCAATTTGGGGAATCAATTAGTCAAAGTTTTAGAGATGAATAGTAACAAGTTAAATGCACATCTTGAAGCTCAGAACATAAGCTGTCAACTGGACAGGGACCAGAGGAAGGAGCATACTGACAGCTTGGTTGCTGCTCTTAGCAAGGTCACCGATGCTCTTGTAAGAATTGCGGACAAGTTATAA